In one Eschrichtius robustus isolate mEscRob2 chromosome 15, mEscRob2.pri, whole genome shotgun sequence genomic region, the following are encoded:
- the GDF7 gene encoding growth/differentiation factor 7: protein MDLSAAAALCLWLLSACRPRDGLEAAAVLRAAGAGPTGSPGGGGGGGRTLAATTGASAAPAAAAPGPRAARRAAGSGFRNGSVVPHQFMMSLYRSLAGRAPAGAVAASTSGSGRHGRADTVTGFADQATQDESAAETGLNFLFDVSSLPDADEVVGAELRVLRRESPERGPGSATPQLLLLSTCPSAARAPRLLHSRAAEPLDAARWEVFDVADALRRHRREPRATRAFCLLLRGVAGPAPVPLALRLLGFDSRGGDGAAAEERALLVVSSRTQRKESLFREIRAQARALGAALAAEPPPEQGPDMGLPTVVIGGRRRRRTALAGTRAAQGSGGGEGRSHGRRGRSRCSRKPLHVDFKELGWDDWIIAPLDYEAYHCEGVCDFPLRSHLEPTNHAIIQTLLNSMAPDAAPASCCVPARLSPISILYIDAANNVVYKQYEDMVVEACGCR, encoded by the exons ATGGACCTGAGCGCGGCCGCCGCGCTGTGCCTCTGGCTGCTGAGCGCTTGCCGCCCCCGCGACGGGCTCGAAGCGGCCGCCGTGCTGCGAGCGGCGGGGGCAGGGCCGACCGGGAGTccggggggcggcggcggcggcgggaggaCCCTCGCCGCGACTACGGGCGCCTCCGCTGCCCCGGCCGCCGCGGCTCCCGGGCCCCGCGCCGCGCGCCGCGCCGCGGGCTCCGGCTTCAGGAACGGCTCGGTGGTGCCGCACCAGTTCATGATGTCGCTTTACCGGAGCCTGGCCGGGAGGGCTCCGGCCGGGGCAGTCGCCGCCTCCACCTCGGGTTCTGGCCGCCACGGCCGCGCGGACACAGTCACCGGCTTCGCAGACCAGGCGACCCAAG ACGAATCGGCAGCCGAGACCGGCCTGAACTTCCTGTTCGACGTGTCCAGCCTTCCCGACGCCGACGAGGTGGTGGGCGCGGAGCTGCGCGTGCTGCGCCGCGAGTCTCCGGAGCGGGGCCCCGGCAGCGCGACTCCCCAGTTGCTGCTGCTGTCCACGTGCCCCAGCGCCGCGCGCGCGCCGCGCTTGCTGCATTCCCGGGCCGCCGAGCCCCTGGACGCCGCGCGCTGGGAGGTGTTCGACGTGGCGGACGCCTTGCGGCGCCACCGCCGGGAGCCGCGCGCCACCCGCGCGTTCTGCCTCTTGCTGCGCGGAGTGGCGGGTCCCGCGCCGGTCCCGCTGGCACTGCGGCTGCTGGGCTTCGACTCGCGGGGCGGAGACGGAGCGGCGGCGGAGGAGCGCGCGCTGCTGGTCGTCTCCTCCCGCACGCAGAGGAAGGAGAGCCTGTTCCGAGAGATCCGCGCCCAGGCCCGCGCGCTCGGGGCCGCACTGGCAGCGGAGCCGCCGCCGGAACAGGGACCTGACATGGGGTTGCCGACGGTGGTCATCGGCGGCCGCAGGCGACGGCGGACGGCGTTGGCCGGGACTCGGGCAGCGCAGGGCAGCGGCGGGGGCGAGGGCCGGAGCCACGGGCGCAGGGGCCGGAGCCGCTGTAGCCGCAAGCCCCTGCACGTGGACTTCAAGGAGCTGGGCTGGGACGACTGGATCATCGCGCCGCTGGACTACGAAGCGTACCACTGCGAGGGCGTTTGCGACTTCCCGCTGCGCTCGCACCTTGAGCCCACCAACCACGCCATCATTCAGACACTGCTCAACTCCATGGCGCCGGATGCCGCGCCGGCCTCCTGCTGCGTGCCCGCGCGCCTCAGCCCCATCAGCATCCTCTACATCGACGCCGCCAACAACGTGGTCTACAAGCAATACGAGGACATGGTGGTGGAGGCGTGCGGCTGCAGGTAG